TGGTCGGCCAGGCCGGCCTGCTGGACCTCGGGTACGTCGGCTTCTTCGCGGTCGGCGCGTACGTGATGGCGCTGTTCACGAGTCCCGATTCGACGCTGCACAAGCTGCCGTTCCTCGTCGTGCTCCCGATCGCCATGGTGGTCACGATGATCTTCGGCGTGATCCTCGGGACACCGACGCTGCGACTACGCGGGGACTACCTCGCGATCGTCACGCTCGGGTTCGGCGAGATCGTGCGTCTGCTGGCGGACAACGTCGACCCGTTGCGCGGCAACCGCGGCTTCCAATCGGTGGGGCACCCGCCGGGCACCAACGCCGACGGCAGCCCGCTGTTCAACAACTCCGACGGCACACCGTGGTACTGGCTGTGCGTCACGCTCATCATCCTGGTGCTGTTCCTCGTCGGGAACCTGGAACGCAGCCGCGTCGGCCGCGCCTGGGTCGCGATCCGCGACGACGAGGACGCCGCCGAGATCATGGGCCTGCCGACGTACAAGTTCAAGATCTGGGCGTTCGTGTCCGGCGCCGCGGTCGGCGGCCTGTCCGGCGCGCTCTACGCCGGGCAGCTGGGCTTCGTGAACAACCAGAAGTTCGACGTCGTCACGTCGATGCTGTTCCTGGCCGCGGTGATCCTCGGTGGTGCGGGCAACAAGGTCGGGGTGCTGCTGGGCGCGATCGTGGTGGCCTACATCCCGCTGCGGTTCCAGGCGATCGCCGAGTACAAGTACCTGATCTTCGGTCTCGCGCTGATCATCCTGATGATCTTTCGCCCGCAGGGCCTGCTCGGTGCGCGGCAACGGCTGCTCACGTACGGCAGGCAGGCGTACCAGCGGCTGCTCGGCCGCGGCGAGCAGGTCAGCAGCGACGGCTCGCTGGCCTCCGACCCCACGGGAGAGAAGGCATGACCGCCCCTGGCAGCGGCACGGGCCCCGAGGTCCCGGCCGAGGGCGGCCTCGTGGCCGAGGTCGCCCAGATGAACGCGGAACAGCTCGCCGAGCACGAGGCGGAGGTCGCCGAGGTCGTCGCAGCGGACCGTGAGATCGACGTCGCGATCGGGCAGACCCTGCTCAAGGTCGACGACGTCACCGTGCGCTTCGGCGGTCTCGTGGCGCTCGACGGCGTGTCGTTCGACATCCGCCGCGGCGAGATCCTGGGCCTGATCGGGCCCAACGGTGCCGGCAAGACCACGTGCTTCAACGCGATGACCGGCGTCTACCGGCCCAGCTCCGGCCAGGTGCTGCTGGAGGACAAGCCGCTGGGCAAGGCCTCGCGCCACGCCATCACGCAGCTCGGCATCGCGCGCACGTTCCAGAACATCCGGCTCTTCTCCGAGATGACGGCGCTGGAGAACGTGGTGGTCGGCACCGACGCCCGCCACAAGACCAGCCTCGTCGGCGCCCTGCTGCGCACGCCTCGCCACCACCGCGAGGAGAAGCAGGCGATCGAGAAGGGCATGGCGCTGCTGGAGTTCGTCGGCATCGCCGACCGGGCGGCCGACCGCGCGAAGAACCTGCCCTACGGTTACCAGCGGCGCCTGGAGATCGCGCGGGCGCTCGCGACCGAGCCGAAGCTGCTGTGCCTCGACGAGCCGGCCGCCGGGTTCAACCCGGCGGAGAAGGAAGAGCTCATGGGGCTGATCCGGACGATCCGCGACGACGGCTACACCGTCCTGCTGATCGAACACGACATGAAGCTGGTCATGGGCGTGACCGACCGGATCGTGGTGCTGGAGTTCGGCAAGAAGATCGCGGAAGGGGTGCCTGCCGAGATCCGGGAGAACCCCGCCGTGATCGCCGCCTACCTGGGGGTGCCCGACGATGACGTTGCTTGAGCTGTCCGAGGTCTCGGTCCACTACGGCCGGATCCAGGCCGTGTCGGACCTGTCCATCACGGTCGACGAGGGCGAGATCGTCACGCTGATCGGGGCCAACGGCGCGGGCAAGTCCACCACGATGCGGGCCATCTCCGGAATCCGGCCGATCTCGGCCGGCGCGATCCGCTTCGACGGCGAGGACATCTCGCGCCTGCGCGGTGACTTGCGCGTGGTCCGCGGGATCTCGCAGTCGCCCGAGGGCCGGGGGATCTTCCCGGGCATGACGGTGCTCGAGAACCTTGACATGGGCGCGTACGCGCGCAAGGACCGGAAGAACCTTCAGCCGGACTTCGACCGTGTCTTCGAGCTGTTCCCGCGGCTCGCGGAACGCAAGACCCAGATGGGCGGCACGATGTCCGGCGGCGAGCAGCAGATGCTGGCCATCGGGCGCGCCCTGATGGCGAAGCCGCGGCTGCTGCTGCTCGACGAGCCGTCGATGGGGCTCGCGCCGCAGTTCATCCAGCAGATCTTCCGGATCATCACGGAGATCAACCGCCAGGGCACCACGGTGCTGCTGGTGGAGCAGAACGCGCAGCAGGCCCTTTCGCGGGCGCACCGCGCGTACGTGCTGGAGACCGGGCGCATCACGAAGTCCGGTACCGGGAAGGAACTGCTGGCCGACACCAGCATCAAGGAGGCCTACCTCGGCGTCGGCTGAGGCAGGAGACCCTGTGCGACGGCCCCTCGCCCCGGTGGGTGAGGGGCCGTTGCCATTTCAGCCGGCGAAACCCGGTGTGAGATCGCGCCGGTTTCTGGACTGAGCGATTTCGTGCCGCCCCTCGAGCCGCGCGAAATCGGGAGGGAAGAAATCGGCTTGAGGCGATCTCACCGCCTCGGCGGAGCCGAGGCAGAAGACACAGCTCCCGGCGGCCGGTCCCGCACCACGCAGGTGAGGCGGGCGGTGCAGGTGCGCCGGCCTTCGTCGTCGGTGAGCACGATCTCCGCGGTGATGATGCCGCGCCCGACGTGCAGCGGAGTGGCGACGCCGGTGACCATTCCCGAGCGCACGGCGCGGTGGTGCGTGCACGACAGCTCGAGACCCATTGCCGCGCGGTCGGTGCCCGCGTTGAGCGCGGCGACGATCGAGCCGAGTGCTTCGGCGACGGTGGCGTTGGCTCCGCCGTGCAGCAGGCCGTAGGGCTGGAGGTTGCCCTCGACGGGGATCGTGCCGACGACGCGCTCGGGAGTGGCCTCGAGGATCTTCAGCCCGATCTTGTCGTTCAGCTGCTGGTCGGCGGCCGCGGGGTCGATCCCCGCGCGGGTTTCCAGCGCCAAGTCGCCGGCCTGCTCGGTCACGCAATGCTCCTCAACCTATGCGACACGTAAGAGTGTCGGACCCTCACCTTAGACTCGCTCCCGTGAGCCCGAGTGAGAACCGAACCGTAGTGAACGCCACAGCAGCCACGACCACGGCCGAGCGGCCCCGCCTGCTGCTCATCGACGGTCATTCGATGGCCTACCGCGCCTTCTTCGCGCTGCCCGCGGAGAACTTCAAGACGAAGACCGGTCAGGTCACCAACGCGGTGTTCGGGTTCACCTCGATGCTCATCAACCTGCTGCGCGACGAGGAGCCCACGCACCTCGCGGTGGCGTTCGACCTCTCGCGCAAGACCTTCCGGTCGGAGACGTTCGCCGACTACAAAGCCAACCGCAGCACCACGCCCGACGAGTTCCGCGGCCAGGTCGACCTGGTCAAAGAGGTGCTCGAAGTGCTGGGCATTCCGTCGCTGGTCAAGGAGAACTTCGAGGCCGACGACATCATCGCCACCCTCACCACGCAGGCCGGCGTCGAGAACTTCGACGTGCTGATCTGTACCGGCGACCGCGACGCGCTGCAGCTGGTCAACGAGCACGTCACCGTGCTCTACCCGAAGCGCGGCGTGTCGGACCTGGTTCGCTTCACGCCCGACGCGGTGGAAGAGAAATACGGCCTCACGCCGACCCAGTACCCCGACTTCGCGGCGCTGCGGGGCGACCCCTCGGACAACCTGCCGGGCATCCCCGGGGTGGGGGAGAAGACGGCGGCGAAGTGGATCCGCCAGTTCGGCACGCTGGCCGACCTCATCGACCGCGTCGACGAGGTCAAGGGCAAGGTCGGCGACGCGCTGCGCGAGAACCTGACGTCGGTCACCCTCAACCGCCAGCTCACCGAGCTGGTTCGCGACGTGCAACTCGACCTGGTGCCCGACCAGCTGGAGCTGCGGCCGTGGGACCGCGACGCGGTGCACCGCCTGTTCGACGAGCTGGAGTTCCGCGTGTTGCGCGACCGGCTCTTCGCCACGCTCAGCAGCGCCGAGCCGGAGGCCGAGGAAGGCTTCGACGTCTCGGGTGAAGCGCTCGCGCCCGGTGCGCTCGGCGCCTGGCTCGCCGCGCACACCGGCGAGGGCGAGCCGGTGGCGGTCGCGTTCCGCGCCACGGGCACGTCGATCCGCTCCGACCTGCGGGCGCTGGCCTTCGCGTGCGCCGACGGTGAAGGCGCGTACATCGACGTCACGGCGATGGACGAGGCCGACGACACGGCGCTGGCCGCGTGGCTGGCCGACGAGAAGATCCGCAAGATCGGCCACGACCTCAAGGTGGCGCTGCACGCCGTGCGCGCCCGCGGCTGGACGCTCGCGGGGCTGGTGCTCGACACCGCGCTCGCGGCCTACCTCGTGCGCCCCGGCCAGCGCACCTTCGAGCTCGACGACCTGGCGCTGCGCTACCTGCACCGCGAGCTGCGCTCCGAGGCCGCCGAGGGCGACGGCCAGCTGTCGCTGCTCGACGGTGGCGCCGAGGGTCTGGAGCAGAAGGAGATCTCCGACGAGCTGGTGAAGGCCCGTGCGATCTACGAGCTCGCCGGTGCGCTCGGCAAGGAGCTGGAGGACCTCGGCGGCGCGAAGCTGCTCGCCGAGCTGGAGCTGCCGCTGCTCGAGGTCATCACCGAGCTGGAGGCCGCGGGCATCGCCGTGGACGTGGAGCAGCTCACCGAGCTGGAGGCCCACT
The sequence above is a segment of the Amycolatopsis sp. 2-15 genome. Coding sequences within it:
- a CDS encoding ABC transporter ATP-binding protein, with product MTAPGSGTGPEVPAEGGLVAEVAQMNAEQLAEHEAEVAEVVAADREIDVAIGQTLLKVDDVTVRFGGLVALDGVSFDIRRGEILGLIGPNGAGKTTCFNAMTGVYRPSSGQVLLEDKPLGKASRHAITQLGIARTFQNIRLFSEMTALENVVVGTDARHKTSLVGALLRTPRHHREEKQAIEKGMALLEFVGIADRAADRAKNLPYGYQRRLEIARALATEPKLLCLDEPAAGFNPAEKEELMGLIRTIRDDGYTVLLIEHDMKLVMGVTDRIVVLEFGKKIAEGVPAEIRENPAVIAAYLGVPDDDVA
- a CDS encoding branched-chain amino acid ABC transporter permease translates to MTVTSTPPAATAPAKRKRPISDWWNNLPRVQQWLVLVPLVALIYLLPVLNPPIITTQPGYDFPIAMFEVSRYALVAIGLNIVVGQAGLLDLGYVGFFAVGAYVMALFTSPDSTLHKLPFLVVLPIAMVVTMIFGVILGTPTLRLRGDYLAIVTLGFGEIVRLLADNVDPLRGNRGFQSVGHPPGTNADGSPLFNNSDGTPWYWLCVTLIILVLFLVGNLERSRVGRAWVAIRDDEDAAEIMGLPTYKFKIWAFVSGAAVGGLSGALYAGQLGFVNNQKFDVVTSMLFLAAVILGGAGNKVGVLLGAIVVAYIPLRFQAIAEYKYLIFGLALIILMIFRPQGLLGARQRLLTYGRQAYQRLLGRGEQVSSDGSLASDPTGEKA
- a CDS encoding PaaI family thioesterase gives rise to the protein MTEQAGDLALETRAGIDPAAADQQLNDKIGLKILEATPERVVGTIPVEGNLQPYGLLHGGANATVAEALGSIVAALNAGTDRAAMGLELSCTHHRAVRSGMVTGVATPLHVGRGIITAEIVLTDDEGRRTCTARLTCVVRDRPPGAVSSASAPPRR
- a CDS encoding ABC transporter ATP-binding protein, with translation MTLLELSEVSVHYGRIQAVSDLSITVDEGEIVTLIGANGAGKSTTMRAISGIRPISAGAIRFDGEDISRLRGDLRVVRGISQSPEGRGIFPGMTVLENLDMGAYARKDRKNLQPDFDRVFELFPRLAERKTQMGGTMSGGEQQMLAIGRALMAKPRLLLLDEPSMGLAPQFIQQIFRIITEINRQGTTVLLVEQNAQQALSRAHRAYVLETGRITKSGTGKELLADTSIKEAYLGVG
- the polA gene encoding DNA polymerase I — encoded protein: MSPSENRTVVNATAATTTAERPRLLLIDGHSMAYRAFFALPAENFKTKTGQVTNAVFGFTSMLINLLRDEEPTHLAVAFDLSRKTFRSETFADYKANRSTTPDEFRGQVDLVKEVLEVLGIPSLVKENFEADDIIATLTTQAGVENFDVLICTGDRDALQLVNEHVTVLYPKRGVSDLVRFTPDAVEEKYGLTPTQYPDFAALRGDPSDNLPGIPGVGEKTAAKWIRQFGTLADLIDRVDEVKGKVGDALRENLTSVTLNRQLTELVRDVQLDLVPDQLELRPWDRDAVHRLFDELEFRVLRDRLFATLSSAEPEAEEGFDVSGEALAPGALGAWLAAHTGEGEPVAVAFRATGTSIRSDLRALAFACADGEGAYIDVTAMDEADDTALAAWLADEKIRKIGHDLKVALHAVRARGWTLAGLVLDTALAAYLVRPGQRTFELDDLALRYLHRELRSEAAEGDGQLSLLDGGAEGLEQKEISDELVKARAIYELAGALGKELEDLGGAKLLAELELPLLEVITELEAAGIAVDVEQLTELEAHYLGRVTQAAEEAYKVIGKQINLGSPKQLQVVLFEELGMPKTKRTKTGYTTDAEALQSLFEKTEHPFLQHMLEHRDATRLRTTVEGLIKSVADDGRIHTTLQQTIAATGRLSSVDPNLQNIPVRTEEGRRIRDAFVVGEGYAELMTADYSQIEMRIMAHLSKDEGLIEAFNSGEDLHTFVASRAFSVPADEITAEQRYRVKAMSYGLAYGLSAYGLSQQLRISTEDAKSQMEAYFNRFGGVRDYLQSVVGEAGKTGYTETIFGRRRYLPDLNSDNRQRREMAERMALNAPIQGSAADIIKVAMLNVHGELVKAKLRSRVLLQVHDELVLEVAEGERAEVEKLVREGMGSAYDLAVPLEVSVGYGRSWNEAAH